In Sandaracinaceae bacterium, the following are encoded in one genomic region:
- a CDS encoding DUF1993 domain-containing protein, translated as MSHDAALHATIVQVTKQLRSLDAWIAKAVEHATAKEFDPANYLELRLAPDMFTFRRQVQSACDSAKFMPARLTGRDAPKHEDGPQSLDELRARIADVIGYLEGFTADDLEGTSEKKIAMPFLGDKKILGRDYVTEFALPNHTFHVTMAYAILRHAGVSLGKRDFIGSLNLTD; from the coding sequence ATGTCTCACGACGCCGCTCTCCACGCCACGATCGTTCAGGTCACCAAGCAGCTGAGGAGCCTCGACGCCTGGATCGCCAAGGCCGTCGAGCACGCCACCGCCAAGGAGTTCGACCCGGCCAACTACCTCGAGCTCCGGCTGGCCCCGGACATGTTCACCTTCCGCCGGCAGGTGCAGTCCGCCTGCGACTCGGCGAAGTTCATGCCGGCTCGCCTGACCGGCCGCGACGCGCCCAAGCACGAGGACGGGCCGCAGTCGCTGGACGAGCTGCGCGCTCGCATCGCCGACGTCATCGGCTACCTCGAGGGCTTCACGGCGGATGACCTCGAGGGCACGTCCGAGAAGAAGATCGCGATGCCGTTCCTCGGGGACAAGAAGATCCTCGGCCGCGACTACGTGACCGAGTTCGCCCTGCCCAACCACACCTTCCACGTCACGATGGCCTACGCGATCCTGCGCCACGCCGGGGTGTCGCTCGGCAAGCGCGACTTCATCGGCAGCCTGAACCTGACGGACTGA
- a CDS encoding GuaB1 family IMP dehydrogenase-related protein: MRFIHPERDEQLELALEDVFLLPGRFEGGSRLDTDLTPGDFVGGSHPVVTANMNAVTGKRMAETVARFGGLGVLPQDMSLETVERIVGHIKGADPRYDTALYVAPEATLRDVEGIMRKRAHSMVVVVDPDRRPVGIVTPSDLRDRDQYTAVSQLMQREIVTIGLGATNREAFLVMERERVKAVPVIDGDGVLAGVLTKDDAVRLELFQASVNAAGHLMVAAAVGISSDAPDRAALLLDMGVDVLVLDTAHGHQRRMLDVVAEVAGVVKARGAAGRVPIVAGNVCTAEGTRDLIEAGADVVKVNVGPGAMCTTRMQTGVGRPTFSSVRACAAEAAKHGKHVWADGGVRHPRDVALYCAAGASRVMIGTMLAGTFESPGDVKTDAEGRIYKRNYGMASARAVAERTGGLDSFERAKKGFFREGISTSRIYIQPGRESVGAILVEMITGLQSALTYTGAPDLPSFHERAVVGVQTLSGYGEGTPHGKVVQ, from the coding sequence ATGCGCTTCATCCACCCCGAACGGGACGAGCAGCTCGAGCTCGCGCTCGAGGACGTCTTCCTCCTGCCCGGCCGCTTCGAGGGCGGCTCTCGCCTCGACACCGATCTGACGCCCGGAGACTTCGTCGGCGGCTCGCACCCGGTGGTGACCGCCAACATGAACGCCGTCACCGGCAAGCGCATGGCGGAGACGGTGGCCCGCTTCGGGGGGCTGGGCGTGCTCCCGCAGGACATGAGCCTCGAGACCGTCGAGCGCATCGTCGGCCACATCAAGGGCGCCGACCCGCGCTACGACACCGCGCTCTACGTCGCGCCCGAGGCCACCCTGCGAGACGTCGAGGGCATCATGCGCAAGCGCGCCCACTCGATGGTCGTGGTGGTCGACCCGGATCGACGCCCGGTCGGCATCGTGACTCCGTCGGATCTCCGCGATCGGGACCAGTACACCGCGGTCAGCCAGCTCATGCAGCGCGAGATCGTGACGATCGGGCTCGGCGCCACCAACCGCGAGGCGTTCCTGGTGATGGAGCGCGAGCGGGTCAAAGCCGTGCCCGTGATCGACGGAGACGGCGTGCTCGCGGGCGTGCTCACCAAGGACGACGCGGTCCGGCTCGAGCTGTTCCAGGCGAGCGTCAACGCGGCCGGCCACCTCATGGTCGCGGCCGCGGTGGGCATCTCGAGCGACGCGCCGGACCGGGCCGCCCTCCTGCTCGACATGGGCGTCGACGTGCTCGTGCTCGACACCGCGCACGGCCACCAGCGCCGCATGCTCGACGTGGTCGCGGAGGTGGCGGGCGTGGTGAAGGCGCGCGGCGCCGCGGGCCGCGTCCCGATCGTGGCGGGCAACGTCTGCACCGCGGAGGGCACGCGCGATCTCATCGAGGCGGGCGCCGACGTCGTGAAGGTCAACGTCGGCCCCGGCGCGATGTGCACCACGCGCATGCAGACCGGGGTCGGCCGGCCGACCTTCAGCTCGGTCCGGGCCTGCGCAGCGGAGGCGGCCAAGCACGGCAAGCACGTCTGGGCCGACGGCGGCGTGCGACACCCGCGCGACGTCGCGCTCTACTGCGCCGCGGGCGCGTCGCGGGTGATGATCGGAACCATGCTCGCGGGCACCTTCGAGAGCCCCGGCGACGTCAAGACCGACGCGGAGGGCCGCATCTACAAGCGCAACTACGGCATGGCCAGCGCGCGCGCTGTGGCCGAGCGCACCGGCGGGCTCGACTCCTTCGAGCGCGCGAAGAAGGGCTTCTTCCGGGAGGGCATCAGCACCTCGCGCATCTACATCCAGCCGGGACGGGAGAGCGTGGGCGCGATCCTGGTCGAGATGATCACGGGCCTCCAGTCTGCGCTCACCTACACCGGCGCCCCGGATCTCCCGTCCTTCCACGAGCGCGCGGTCGTCGGCGTGCAGACCCTCAGCGGCTACGGCGAGGGCACCCCGCACGGCAAGGTCGTGCAGTAG
- a CDS encoding glutathione peroxidase, translating into MADSIYDIEVETLEGETRTLRDYEGEVLLVVNTASQCGFTPQYAGLQKLHDQLGEKGLRVLGFPCNQFGEQEPGDAGQIAGFCQKNFGVSFPMHAKVDVNGPKAHPLFVKLKGDKKGLLGSSRIKWNFTKFLVDRQGKVVERYAPSTKPEKIEKDIRKLL; encoded by the coding sequence ATGGCCGACTCCATATACGACATCGAGGTCGAGACCCTCGAGGGCGAGACCCGGACCCTGCGCGACTACGAGGGCGAGGTGCTCCTGGTGGTCAACACGGCGAGCCAGTGCGGGTTCACGCCGCAGTACGCCGGGCTGCAGAAGCTGCACGACCAGCTCGGCGAGAAGGGGCTGCGCGTGCTCGGCTTCCCCTGCAATCAGTTCGGCGAGCAGGAGCCGGGCGACGCGGGGCAGATCGCGGGGTTCTGTCAGAAGAACTTCGGGGTGAGCTTCCCGATGCACGCCAAGGTCGACGTCAACGGGCCGAAGGCGCACCCGCTGTTCGTGAAGCTCAAGGGCGACAAGAAGGGGCTGCTCGGCTCGAGCCGCATCAAGTGGAACTTCACGAAGTTCCTCGTCGACCGCCAGGGCAAGGTGGTCGAGCGCTACGCGCCGAGCACGAAGCCGGAGAAGATCGAGAAGGACATCCGGAAGCTGCTCTGA
- a CDS encoding MXAN_6577-like cysteine-rich protein, whose product MVGPKGILALAAFACGCAGDLGPCDEAAATSPIYYDEGGFPAYPGQALVEVSCGAGTFCHASGIPPEDRFGAPRSLDLDVGVAVEPSELERLAHARRAAWNMRHAIYEQVAAGAMPPSGAAGDTAASASARYRAHPGTAEERRLPPARSAEGLEMLRNWLACGAHVIEATEGASSGVGDIAPRIAVCPEGQAACDGACVDVLSNPAQCGACGVSCGAGQECVEGACRCTNGLAACGVECVDLQTDVAHCGACASECGDRFCADGTCADACPADTTDCGGSCVRLDRNLANCGGCGNACGAGEACEASVCSCAAGFDRCADACVDLQISASHCGGCEQPCGDGAICAGGVCGCPAGLTDCSGRCTDLQSDPTSCGGCGAACASGEGCVDGGCVGCGPEASFAGDVAPILDRSCTGSGCHSGARPAASLALSTGRAYDELIGTPASCGGRTLVVPGDVEGSYLWSKLTGVGICSGTQMPKRGESLPDAELALIQSWICRGAAND is encoded by the coding sequence ATGGTCGGACCGAAGGGGATACTCGCGCTGGCAGCCTTCGCCTGTGGGTGCGCCGGAGATCTCGGGCCCTGCGACGAGGCCGCGGCCACGTCCCCCATCTACTACGACGAGGGCGGGTTCCCCGCTTATCCCGGGCAGGCGCTGGTCGAGGTCTCCTGCGGCGCCGGCACGTTCTGCCACGCGAGCGGGATCCCGCCCGAGGACCGCTTCGGCGCGCCGCGCAGTCTGGATCTCGACGTCGGGGTCGCGGTGGAGCCCTCGGAGCTCGAGCGCCTCGCCCACGCGCGACGCGCGGCGTGGAACATGCGCCACGCGATCTACGAGCAGGTCGCTGCGGGGGCGATGCCGCCCTCGGGCGCGGCCGGGGACACGGCGGCGTCCGCGTCGGCCCGATATCGGGCACACCCCGGGACGGCCGAGGAGCGGCGACTTCCGCCCGCGCGCAGCGCGGAGGGGCTCGAGATGCTGCGGAACTGGCTCGCGTGCGGGGCGCACGTGATCGAGGCGACCGAGGGCGCGTCCAGCGGCGTCGGCGACATCGCGCCCCGGATCGCGGTGTGCCCCGAAGGTCAGGCGGCTTGCGATGGTGCTTGCGTGGACGTCCTGTCGAACCCCGCGCAGTGCGGCGCCTGCGGGGTCTCCTGTGGGGCGGGGCAGGAATGCGTCGAAGGAGCCTGCCGCTGCACCAACGGGCTGGCCGCCTGCGGCGTCGAGTGCGTCGATCTCCAGACGGACGTCGCCCACTGCGGCGCCTGCGCGAGCGAATGCGGGGACCGCTTCTGCGCGGACGGAACGTGCGCCGACGCCTGCCCCGCGGACACCACCGACTGCGGCGGCTCGTGCGTGCGACTCGACCGAAACCTCGCCAACTGCGGCGGGTGCGGCAACGCGTGCGGCGCGGGGGAGGCGTGCGAGGCGAGCGTGTGCAGCTGCGCGGCGGGCTTCGACCGCTGCGCCGACGCCTGCGTCGACCTCCAGATCAGCGCGTCGCACTGCGGCGGGTGCGAGCAGCCGTGCGGCGACGGCGCGATCTGCGCAGGTGGGGTCTGCGGTTGCCCGGCGGGGCTCACCGACTGCTCGGGCCGCTGCACGGACCTGCAGAGCGATCCGACCAGCTGCGGCGGCTGCGGCGCGGCGTGCGCCTCCGGCGAGGGATGCGTCGACGGAGGCTGCGTCGGTTGCGGTCCCGAGGCGTCGTTCGCGGGAGACGTCGCGCCCATCCTCGACCGAAGCTGCACCGGCTCGGGTTGCCACTCGGGGGCCCGCCCCGCGGCGAGCCTCGCGCTCTCCACGGGACGCGCGTACGACGAGCTGATCGGGACGCCCGCGAGCTGCGGGGGGCGCACCCTGGTCGTCCCGGGGGACGTCGAGGGCAGTTACCTGTGGAGCAAGCTCACCGGGGTCGGCATCTGCTCGGGCACCCAAATGCCCAAGCGCGGGGAGTCGCTCCCGGACGCGGAGCTGGCGCTCATCCAGAGCTGGATCTGTCGCGGGGCGGCGAACGATTGA
- a CDS encoding MXAN_6577-like cysteine-rich protein, whose protein sequence is MRPSFGDTLGLLAILWLSACGWEDPPPPLGRGVDAGCVTCGEGCVDLASDPAHCGACDRACPSGQPCADGECVAECGPGTVDCAGRCVDLDADPAHCGACGAACEAGQVCAGGACGCAPPRATCGAACVDLTSDGAHCGACDSPCAEGESCVSGACACAAPSESCGGACVDPQRDPAHCGGCDRPCDAGEVCTAGACQADCGALTACDGACVDTMQDPAHCGACAAPCGSGEVCMRGACATCGATLEACAGACTNVLSDPRHCGACGNACPPGRSCRGGACR, encoded by the coding sequence ATGAGGCCCTCGTTCGGAGACACTCTCGGGCTGCTCGCGATCCTCTGGCTCAGTGCGTGTGGATGGGAGGATCCGCCGCCTCCCCTCGGGCGCGGCGTGGACGCGGGCTGCGTCACGTGCGGCGAGGGTTGCGTCGACCTCGCGTCGGATCCGGCGCATTGCGGGGCGTGCGACCGCGCGTGTCCGAGCGGCCAGCCGTGCGCGGACGGCGAGTGCGTGGCCGAGTGTGGCCCCGGGACGGTCGACTGCGCCGGGCGGTGCGTGGACCTGGACGCCGACCCGGCGCACTGCGGCGCGTGCGGTGCGGCGTGCGAGGCCGGCCAGGTGTGCGCGGGTGGCGCGTGCGGCTGCGCGCCCCCGAGAGCGACCTGCGGCGCGGCGTGCGTGGACCTCACGAGCGACGGCGCGCACTGCGGCGCCTGCGACTCACCGTGCGCGGAAGGCGAGTCCTGCGTCAGCGGCGCATGCGCGTGTGCGGCGCCCTCCGAGTCCTGCGGCGGCGCCTGCGTCGATCCGCAGCGCGACCCGGCCCACTGCGGAGGCTGCGACCGCCCATGCGACGCGGGAGAGGTGTGCACGGCGGGAGCCTGTCAGGCCGACTGTGGTGCCCTCACCGCGTGCGACGGCGCGTGTGTCGACACCATGCAGGACCCCGCGCACTGCGGCGCGTGCGCGGCGCCCTGCGGGAGCGGGGAAGTCTGCATGCGGGGCGCCTGCGCCACCTGCGGCGCCACCCTCGAGGCTTGCGCGGGCGCCTGCACGAACGTCCTCAGCGACCCCCGCCACTGCGGCGCGTGCGGCAACGCGTGCCCCCCCGGCCGCAGCTGCCGTGGCGGCGCCTGCCGCTGA
- a CDS encoding NAD(P)/FAD-dependent oxidoreductase, translating into MERVDVAVIGAGFGGLGAALSLAERGADVALLETLSYPGGCASTYRRRGCRFESGATLFSGFGEGQLFADWIARHGLDVRVDFLDPVVTLRAPGLELAVPADRAAWVETLASRAGERGDAVRAFFETQGRCADALWSLFSDPGLLPPFGFGGLWRHLARAPRYLPLLPWVGKPLRALVDAHGLGDLRELSLFLDAVSQITVQTSAAEAEAPFAMATMDYYFRGTGHVRGGIGELAWGLAGAIEGLGGRVRMTDRVKSLRRRGGAWEIESRRGTLRAETVVANLLPQNVQALLPDDADVEPRLLELAGAVEEGWGAVMLYLVIDPDAVDGEGAHHLELVADPDAPFLEGNHLFCSISAAHEDRAPDGARVVTVSTHVPMRALETGEPGRYVAGVQERMRETLGRLAPRLAAAVRMEMTASPRTFERFTGRHRGFVGGIPRRHGWHNYRHMWPAPVAEDLYLVGDTVFPGQSTLATALGGVKLADHLAGRRVVAERRDGVYLLT; encoded by the coding sequence GTGGAGCGCGTCGACGTCGCCGTCATCGGGGCTGGGTTCGGGGGCCTCGGCGCGGCCCTGTCGCTGGCCGAGCGCGGCGCCGACGTCGCCCTGCTCGAGACCCTCTCCTACCCGGGAGGCTGCGCGAGCACCTACCGGCGGCGCGGCTGCCGCTTCGAGTCCGGCGCGACGCTCTTCAGCGGCTTCGGTGAGGGGCAGCTCTTCGCGGACTGGATCGCGCGCCACGGGCTCGACGTCAGGGTGGACTTCCTCGACCCCGTGGTCACCCTGCGCGCGCCGGGGCTGGAGCTCGCCGTGCCCGCCGACCGCGCGGCCTGGGTCGAGACGCTCGCGTCGCGCGCGGGAGAGCGCGGGGACGCCGTGCGCGCCTTCTTCGAGACGCAGGGTCGCTGCGCGGACGCGCTCTGGTCGCTCTTCTCGGACCCCGGGCTCCTCCCGCCCTTCGGGTTCGGTGGGCTCTGGCGCCACCTCGCGCGCGCGCCGCGGTATCTCCCGCTGCTGCCCTGGGTGGGCAAGCCGCTGCGCGCGCTGGTGGACGCGCACGGGCTGGGGGACCTCCGCGAGCTGTCGCTCTTCCTGGACGCGGTCAGTCAGATCACCGTGCAGACCAGCGCGGCCGAGGCCGAGGCGCCGTTCGCGATGGCGACCATGGACTACTACTTCCGCGGCACCGGCCACGTGCGCGGGGGCATCGGCGAGCTCGCCTGGGGGCTGGCCGGCGCGATCGAGGGGCTCGGTGGGCGCGTCCGCATGACCGACCGGGTGAAGTCCCTGAGGCGTCGGGGCGGTGCCTGGGAGATCGAGAGCCGGCGCGGGACCCTGCGGGCCGAGACCGTGGTCGCGAACCTCCTCCCGCAGAACGTGCAAGCGCTGTTGCCGGACGATGCGGACGTCGAGCCGCGCCTCCTCGAGCTCGCCGGCGCGGTCGAGGAGGGCTGGGGCGCGGTGATGCTCTACCTCGTGATCGACCCGGATGCGGTCGACGGGGAGGGCGCCCATCACCTGGAGCTCGTCGCGGACCCTGACGCTCCGTTCCTCGAGGGCAACCACCTCTTCTGCTCCATCTCCGCCGCGCACGAGGATCGCGCTCCCGACGGCGCGCGCGTGGTGACCGTCTCGACCCACGTCCCGATGCGGGCGCTGGAGACGGGAGAGCCGGGCCGATACGTCGCGGGCGTGCAGGAGCGGATGCGGGAGACGCTGGGTCGGCTCGCGCCGCGTCTGGCCGCGGCGGTGCGCATGGAGATGACGGCGAGCCCGCGCACCTTCGAGCGCTTCACGGGCCGTCACCGCGGCTTCGTCGGCGGCATCCCGCGCCGCCACGGATGGCACAACTACCGCCACATGTGGCCCGCGCCCGTGGCCGAGGACCTCTACCTCGTCGGCGACACGGTCTTTCCGGGCCAGAGCACCCTGGCGACCGCCCTGGGCGGCGTGAAGCTCGCCGATCACCTCGCCGGTCGCCGCGTCGTCGCAGAGCGCAGGGACGGTGTTTACTTGTTGACTTGA
- a CDS encoding DUF1330 domain-containing protein produces the protein MTIVRLVGLHVTDESSYAEYRRLMAPLLEREGGSFGVDVRVSEVLRPSGKRINRLFTLEFPDEAALDRFFGDEAYRAIREAHFAPAVAETHILGVLTATP, from the coding sequence ATGACGATCGTGCGTCTGGTGGGTCTTCACGTCACCGATGAATCCAGCTACGCGGAGTACCGCCGGCTCATGGCCCCGCTGCTCGAGCGCGAGGGCGGATCCTTCGGCGTGGACGTGCGCGTGTCGGAGGTGCTGCGCCCGTCGGGCAAGCGCATCAACCGGCTCTTCACGCTCGAGTTCCCCGACGAGGCGGCGCTGGATCGCTTCTTCGGAGACGAGGCGTACCGGGCCATCCGAGAGGCGCACTTCGCGCCGGCCGTCGCGGAGACCCACATCCTCGGGGTGCTCACCGCGACGCCCTGA
- a CDS encoding mechanosensitive ion channel codes for MEDPSILQFFRPQGLFPAVVVLGVAWFLARLTEGAFERAGTRFTEYRLTLNQTKAIIRLVLWLGGMAAAISLVFQLSDEALLALGGTLAVAIGIALRDLVASIIAGVTILIDKPFQVGDRISYGGVYGEVVEIGLRAVRLVTLDDNLVTIPNNKFLTDIVASGNAGELDMLVQMDFFIGIEQSIPLAKAIVAEALASSRFTYLKKPWNIVISEVQQNDFVAVRLRAKVYVLDIRYEKALETDVTERVLTAFREQGVGAPAILHRAVA; via the coding sequence ATGGAAGATCCCAGCATTCTCCAGTTCTTTCGGCCCCAGGGGCTCTTCCCCGCCGTGGTCGTGCTCGGCGTCGCGTGGTTCCTGGCGCGCCTGACCGAGGGCGCGTTCGAGCGGGCGGGCACGCGCTTCACCGAGTACCGCCTCACCCTGAACCAGACCAAGGCCATCATCCGCCTGGTGCTCTGGCTCGGGGGCATGGCGGCGGCCATCTCGCTCGTCTTCCAGCTCTCGGACGAAGCGCTCCTCGCCCTCGGCGGCACGCTCGCGGTGGCCATCGGCATCGCGCTCCGCGATCTGGTCGCGTCGATCATCGCCGGCGTCACCATCCTCATCGACAAGCCCTTTCAGGTCGGCGATCGCATCAGCTACGGCGGCGTCTACGGCGAGGTCGTGGAGATCGGCCTGCGCGCGGTGCGGCTCGTCACCCTGGACGACAACCTGGTCACGATCCCGAACAACAAGTTCCTCACCGACATCGTCGCGAGCGGCAACGCGGGCGAGCTCGACATGCTGGTGCAGATGGACTTCTTCATCGGCATCGAGCAGTCGATCCCGCTCGCGAAAGCCATCGTGGCCGAGGCGCTCGCGTCGAGCCGCTTCACGTACCTGAAGAAGCCGTGGAACATCGTCATCAGCGAGGTGCAGCAGAACGACTTCGTGGCGGTGCGTCTGCGCGCGAAGGTCTACGTGCTCGACATCCGCTACGAGAAGGCCCTCGAGACCGACGTGACCGAGCGCGTGCTGACCGCCTTCCGCGAGCAAGGCGTCGGCGCGCCGGCCATCCTGCACCGCGCCGTGGCCTGA
- a CDS encoding lipase maturation factor family protein has product MTYAKSAWLFGRGLGLVFLVAFVSWHAQQAGLIGERGITPATELMGALEARGMGYLDVPTFAWLFGASDGALHAICVLGELASVALLVGALPGPMALLATLLYLSLRVIGGPFMAFQWDILLVETGWVAALFLPWRAFDGPKALTEPPPLARWALYALAFRLMFLSGAVKLMSGDPAWSDLRALDYHYWTQPLPGPLSWFVHQLPSWVHEASVLTTFLVELVLPWLIVAAGLERVIDRLVKRRVSEVRRRVQTWLLRAPGLGFIALMILIALTGHYGFFNLLTIVIALPLLDDALLERVPVSGDARRARLERWIPDALATIPLTLGALALLVGLGAPLPEWSHGALAKARRFHLTSTYGLFAVMTTTRREIELEGSLDGETWRAYRFAHKPGDPRALPGWSAPHMPRLDWQMWFAALGEHRDSPWLRRLMNRLLEAEPTVLALFAEDPFDGQAPRYVRARVSAYRFGDWDLLMETGQWWEVEPLGPYAPTLTRPR; this is encoded by the coding sequence GTGACGTACGCGAAGAGCGCCTGGCTCTTCGGCCGCGGGCTGGGGCTCGTCTTCCTGGTCGCGTTCGTCTCGTGGCACGCGCAGCAGGCCGGGTTGATCGGGGAGCGCGGGATCACGCCCGCGACCGAGCTGATGGGCGCCCTCGAAGCGCGGGGGATGGGCTACCTGGACGTGCCCACCTTCGCGTGGCTCTTCGGCGCGAGCGACGGCGCTCTCCACGCCATCTGCGTCCTCGGGGAGCTGGCCTCGGTCGCGCTGCTCGTCGGCGCGCTGCCCGGGCCGATGGCGCTGCTCGCCACCCTGCTCTACCTCTCGCTCCGCGTCATCGGCGGACCGTTCATGGCGTTCCAGTGGGACATCCTGCTGGTCGAGACGGGCTGGGTCGCGGCGCTCTTCCTGCCGTGGCGAGCGTTCGACGGGCCGAAGGCGCTGACCGAGCCGCCGCCCCTAGCGCGCTGGGCGCTCTACGCGCTCGCCTTCCGACTGATGTTCCTGAGCGGCGCGGTGAAGCTGATGAGCGGCGACCCCGCGTGGAGCGACCTGCGCGCGCTCGACTACCACTACTGGACCCAGCCGCTCCCGGGGCCGCTCTCGTGGTTCGTCCACCAGCTCCCGAGCTGGGTGCACGAGGCGAGCGTGCTGACGACCTTCCTGGTGGAGCTAGTCTTGCCATGGCTCATCGTCGCCGCGGGGCTCGAGCGCGTCATCGATCGGCTCGTGAAGCGGCGTGTCTCGGAGGTGCGTCGGCGTGTTCAGACCTGGCTGCTCCGCGCGCCCGGCCTGGGCTTCATCGCGCTGATGATCCTCATCGCGCTGACCGGCCACTACGGCTTCTTCAACCTGCTGACGATCGTCATCGCCCTGCCGCTGCTCGACGACGCCCTGCTCGAGCGCGTGCCGGTCTCCGGAGACGCGCGGCGTGCGCGCCTCGAGCGCTGGATCCCCGACGCGCTCGCGACGATCCCGCTCACGCTCGGCGCGCTCGCGCTCCTCGTGGGCCTCGGCGCGCCGCTGCCCGAGTGGTCCCACGGTGCCCTCGCGAAGGCGCGCCGCTTTCACCTCACGAGCACCTACGGGCTCTTCGCCGTCATGACGACCACGCGCCGGGAGATCGAGCTCGAGGGCAGCCTCGACGGTGAGACCTGGCGCGCCTACCGCTTCGCCCACAAGCCCGGCGACCCGCGCGCCCTCCCGGGCTGGAGCGCCCCGCACATGCCGCGACTCGACTGGCAGATGTGGTTCGCCGCGCTGGGCGAGCACCGCGACAGCCCGTGGCTACGGCGCCTGATGAATCGCCTGCTCGAGGCCGAGCCGACCGTGCTCGCCCTCTTCGCCGAGGATCCCTTCGACGGCCAGGCGCCGCGCTACGTGCGCGCTCGCGTCTCCGCGTACCGCTTCGGCGACTGGGACCTTCTGATGGAGACTGGCCAGTGGTGGGAGGTCGAGCCCCTCGGCCCCTACGCCCCTACGCTCACGCGCCCCCGATGA